Proteins from one Procambarus clarkii isolate CNS0578487 chromosome 72, FALCON_Pclarkii_2.0, whole genome shotgun sequence genomic window:
- the LOC123773661 gene encoding BTB/POZ domain-containing adapter for CUL3-mediated RhoA degradation protein 2, translating to MSGDHKKVIKGSPSQYVKLNVGGSLHYTTIGTLTKHDNMLRAMFSGRMEVLTDSEGWILIDRCGKHFGTILNYLRDEWIPIPENQRELQELLAEARYYCMTDLVEVCEGAIKQREPEKDPVCRVPLITSQREEQMLIQSTSKPVVKLLVNRHNNKYSYTSTSDDNLLKNIELFDRLSLRFSRRVLFIKDVIGSNEICLWAFYGHGKKLAEVCCTSIVYATDRKHTKVEFPEARIYEETLNVLLYENRTGPDAELMQATSTRGAVAPVVCTSDDEEERRGGACSQSGLGRLRSNKNN from the exons ATGTCGGGAGATCATAAGAAG GTCATTAAGGGAAGTCCATCGCAGTATGTGAAGTTAAACGTTGGTGGGTCTTTGCATTACACAACAATTGGCACACTCACGAAACATGACAACATGTTAAGAGCAATGTTTTCAGGCCGCATGGAGGTGCTCACAGATTCGGAAG GTTGGATTTTAATTGATCGATGTGGAAAACATTTTGGCACCATCCTTAACTATCTGCGAGATGAATGGATCCCAATACCAGAAAATcagcgggagctacag GAGTTGCTGGCAGAAGCAAGATATTACTGTATGACTGACCTGGTGGAGGTATGTGAAGGGGCAATTAAACAACGAGAACCAGAGAAAGATCCTGTTTGTCGTGTGCCTCTCATTACGTCGCAACGAGAGGAGCAGATGCTTATACAATCTACTAGTAAACCTGTAGTGAAACTTCTGGTAAATCGTCATaataacaaatattcatatacGAG cACATCTGATGATAATTTGTTGAAGAATATCGAACTCTTCGATCGTCTATCTCTAAGATTCAGTCGACGAGTATTATTCATAAAGGATGTAATAGGCTCAAACGAGATATGTCTTTGGGCCTTTTATGGACATGGAAAGAAGTTAGCCGAAGTGTGTTGCACATCAATTGTTTATGCAACCGATAGAAAACATACAAAG GTTGAGTTCCCAGAAGCCAGAATCTACGAAGAAAccttaaatgttttgttgtacgaAAACCGTACAGGGCCAGATGCTGAACTGATGCAAGCCACTTCCACGCGGGGCGCCGTTGCACCGGTTGTCTGTACTTCAGACgatgaggaggaaaggagagggggTGCTTGTTCCCAATCTGGTTTGGGCAGACTACGTTCTAACAAAAATAATTAG